In Promicromonospora sukumoe, the following proteins share a genomic window:
- a CDS encoding GH39 family glycosyl hydrolase, translated as MERVFVSGSGSGVLGEAWRTCVGTGRFSLALRQDYQESLALVQREIGVRHARGHGILHDDVAVHRTYDAAGHRGTAYAFTYVDQVVDTYLRLGVKPFLELGFMPQALASGDQTVFWWQGNVTPPRDHAEWADLVRALLRHLVDRYGIDEVRTWPVEVWNEPNLTHFWAGADQEAYFRLYETSVLAVKDVDASLQVGGPAISPGADDWWEPFAEFVTRRDLPADFLSVHAYSSGPSQHVPFGVYQTLRGPQHLLDQFARPGKILAGTALAGRPLHVTEFNTSYRPDNPVHDTAWNAACLAPVLAGGGEHADSFSYWTFSDVFEEEGVPASFFHGGFGMLAHRQVRKPTYHLYAFMARMGQEVLARGVDHLVTRHAGTGQVTVLAWQPVGGTDDPAEPDRHEIRLSLPVATPLVERTPLVELVETSRQVSTSSTSGGSGRVFVMRHDVDELAGNAWAAWREMGRPASPSGRQLDALHEASEPARRAYSLPVVPTADGGRVDLDLTLGRHGVTLVTLDPVRDETPPWLDDSRILGRTPSDKDDA; from the coding sequence GTGGAGCGGGTTTTCGTATCGGGTTCCGGGAGCGGAGTGCTCGGGGAGGCCTGGCGCACCTGCGTCGGCACGGGGCGGTTCAGCCTCGCGCTGCGGCAGGACTACCAGGAGTCCCTCGCGCTGGTACAGCGGGAGATCGGCGTCCGGCACGCCCGGGGCCACGGCATCCTGCACGACGACGTCGCCGTGCACCGCACGTACGACGCCGCAGGTCACCGGGGTACCGCCTACGCCTTCACCTACGTGGACCAGGTGGTCGACACCTACCTGCGGCTCGGCGTCAAGCCCTTCCTCGAGCTCGGGTTCATGCCCCAGGCCCTCGCCTCCGGGGACCAGACGGTGTTCTGGTGGCAGGGCAACGTCACGCCCCCGCGCGACCACGCCGAGTGGGCGGACCTCGTGCGGGCCCTGCTGCGGCACCTCGTCGACCGGTACGGCATCGACGAGGTGCGCACCTGGCCCGTCGAGGTCTGGAACGAGCCCAACCTCACGCACTTCTGGGCCGGCGCCGACCAGGAGGCGTACTTCCGCCTCTACGAGACCTCGGTGCTCGCCGTGAAGGACGTCGACGCGTCGCTCCAGGTGGGCGGTCCCGCCATCTCGCCGGGCGCCGACGACTGGTGGGAGCCCTTCGCCGAGTTCGTCACCCGGCGCGACCTGCCCGCCGACTTCCTGTCCGTGCACGCCTACAGCTCCGGCCCGTCGCAGCACGTGCCGTTCGGCGTCTACCAGACCCTGCGCGGCCCGCAGCACCTGCTCGACCAGTTCGCGCGCCCCGGCAAGATCCTCGCCGGGACGGCGCTCGCGGGCCGACCGCTGCACGTCACCGAGTTCAACACGAGCTACCGGCCCGACAACCCCGTGCACGACACGGCCTGGAACGCCGCCTGCCTCGCACCCGTGCTCGCGGGCGGCGGCGAGCACGCCGACTCCTTCTCCTACTGGACGTTCAGCGACGTCTTCGAGGAGGAGGGGGTGCCGGCGTCGTTCTTCCACGGCGGGTTCGGCATGCTGGCCCACCGCCAGGTGCGCAAGCCGACCTACCACCTGTACGCGTTCATGGCGAGGATGGGGCAGGAGGTGCTCGCGCGCGGTGTCGACCACCTGGTCACGCGGCACGCCGGCACGGGACAGGTGACGGTGCTCGCCTGGCAGCCCGTGGGCGGCACGGACGACCCGGCGGAGCCGGACCGGCACGAGATCCGCCTCAGCCTCCCCGTCGCCACCCCGCTGGTCGAGCGGACACCGCTGGTCGAGCTTGTCGAGACCTCACGACAGGTCTCGACAAGCTCGACCAGCGGCGGCAGTGGTCGGGTGTTCGTGATGCGGCACGACGTCGACGAGCTCGCCGGCAACGCCTGGGCCGCCTGGCGCGAGATGGGGCGGCCGGCGTCGCCGTCGGGCAGGCAGCTCGACGCCCTGCACGAGGCGAGCGAACCCGCCCGGCGCGCGTACTCCCTCCCCGTCGTCCCGACGGCGGACGGCGGACGGGTCGACCTCGACCTGACCCTGGGCCGGCACGGCGTCACCCTGGTGACCCTGGACCCGGTCCGCGACGAGACCCCGCCCTGGCTCGACGACTCGCGCATCCTGGGCCGGACCCCTAGCGACAAGGACGACGCATGA
- a CDS encoding beta-galactosidase yields MTDSKILYGGDYNPEQWPRHVWEDDYAAFDKASIDTVTLNVFSWATLQPDEDTYDFARLDEIVARAVEGGRGIVLATTTGALPPWLAHQHPEVERTDFQGRRHVFGQRHNACPSSPVYRRLSAELAGRIAERYAGTPGLVAWHVGNEYGGFDGGCWCDLCATGFRDWLRARYGTLDRLNEAWNATFWSHTFSDWAQIVPPNMLSEHWRGPDHTAFQGITLDYRRFMSDAMLANYRDEKARIREHDATTPVTTNFMGMFRPIDYHRWAADLDFASWDNYPPGPREHARMALAHDVMRGLKDGAPFWVMEQTPTITASRDVNPVKRPGVLRLWSWQAVAHGADAVLYFQMRQAKGASEKYHGAVLDHAGRTDTRAFREVAALGTELAGLGDAVTGARTPARVALLFDWDSWWAAEMTDGFNRHAKYVDTVLAYYRALWQAGAQVDVVPTTADLTPYDVVLAPMLHVLKGDVADRLAAVTERGGSVLASFWSGRADEDVNAFLMDAPGPLGPLFGVRVEETDSAEPGVSNPVTLSDGADGADEVVSAAQLVFEVLVPEGADVIGTYGTEFYAGTPAVTRHRPGGDDGGEAWYVGTGLDDAGVEWVVRRVLGRHGLVGPYADAPDVELAVRSKDGVRFAFVLSHATGPVEVAAHASGVDLLTGRAVRQGETLRLEPTDVVLLREDPSGEPA; encoded by the coding sequence ATGACCGACTCGAAGATCCTGTACGGCGGCGACTACAACCCCGAGCAGTGGCCGCGGCACGTCTGGGAGGACGACTACGCGGCGTTCGACAAGGCGTCGATCGACACGGTCACGCTCAACGTCTTCTCCTGGGCCACGCTGCAGCCGGACGAGGACACCTACGACTTCGCGCGGCTCGACGAGATCGTCGCGCGCGCGGTCGAGGGCGGGCGCGGCATCGTGCTGGCCACCACGACCGGCGCGCTGCCGCCGTGGCTGGCCCACCAGCACCCCGAGGTGGAGCGCACCGACTTCCAGGGCCGGCGGCACGTGTTCGGGCAGCGGCACAACGCCTGCCCGAGCTCGCCGGTCTATCGGCGGCTGTCGGCGGAGCTCGCCGGCCGCATCGCCGAGCGGTACGCCGGCACGCCCGGCCTGGTCGCGTGGCACGTCGGCAACGAGTACGGCGGGTTCGACGGCGGCTGCTGGTGCGACCTGTGCGCTACGGGCTTCCGCGACTGGCTGCGCGCGCGGTACGGCACCCTGGACCGGCTGAACGAGGCGTGGAACGCGACGTTCTGGTCGCACACCTTCAGCGACTGGGCGCAGATCGTGCCGCCGAACATGCTCAGCGAGCACTGGCGCGGTCCCGACCACACCGCGTTCCAGGGCATCACGCTCGACTACCGGCGGTTCATGTCGGACGCGATGCTGGCGAACTACCGCGACGAGAAGGCCCGCATCCGCGAGCACGACGCGACCACGCCCGTCACGACCAACTTCATGGGCATGTTCCGGCCGATCGACTACCACCGCTGGGCCGCGGACCTCGACTTCGCCTCCTGGGACAACTACCCGCCCGGCCCGCGCGAGCACGCGCGGATGGCGCTCGCGCACGACGTCATGCGGGGCCTCAAGGACGGCGCGCCCTTCTGGGTCATGGAGCAGACGCCGACCATCACGGCCTCGCGCGACGTGAACCCGGTGAAGCGGCCGGGTGTGCTCCGGCTGTGGTCGTGGCAGGCCGTGGCGCACGGCGCGGACGCCGTCCTCTACTTCCAGATGCGGCAGGCGAAGGGGGCGAGCGAGAAGTACCACGGCGCCGTCCTGGACCACGCCGGGCGCACGGACACGCGCGCGTTCCGCGAGGTCGCGGCGCTGGGCACGGAGCTGGCCGGGCTGGGGGACGCCGTGACCGGCGCGCGGACGCCGGCCCGCGTCGCGCTGCTCTTCGACTGGGACTCCTGGTGGGCCGCCGAGATGACGGACGGCTTCAACCGGCACGCCAAGTACGTCGACACCGTGCTGGCGTACTACCGCGCGCTGTGGCAGGCGGGCGCGCAGGTCGACGTCGTGCCGACGACGGCGGACTTGACGCCGTACGACGTGGTGCTCGCGCCGATGCTGCACGTGCTCAAGGGCGACGTCGCCGACCGGCTCGCGGCCGTGACCGAGCGCGGCGGCTCCGTGCTCGCGTCGTTCTGGTCGGGCCGCGCGGACGAGGACGTCAACGCGTTCCTCATGGACGCGCCCGGGCCGCTGGGGCCGCTGTTCGGCGTGCGGGTCGAGGAGACGGACTCGGCGGAGCCGGGGGTCTCCAACCCGGTGACGCTCTCCGACGGGGCCGACGGGGCCGACGAGGTGGTCTCGGCCGCACAGCTCGTGTTCGAGGTGCTCGTGCCCGAGGGCGCCGACGTGATCGGCACCTATGGCACCGAGTTCTACGCGGGCACGCCCGCGGTGACGCGGCACCGGCCCGGCGGGGACGACGGCGGCGAGGCCTGGTACGTCGGGACCGGGCTGGACGACGCCGGGGTCGAGTGGGTCGTGCGCCGCGTGCTCGGCCGGCACGGGCTCGTGGGCCCGTACGCCGACGCGCCCGACGTCGAACTCGCCGTGCGGTCGAAGGACGGCGTGCGGTTCGCGTTCGTGCTGTCGCACGCGACCGGGCCGGTCGAGGTCGCGGCGCACGCGTCCGGCGTCGACCTGCTGACCGGCCGGGCCGTGCGGCAGGGGGAGACGCTGCGGCTCGAACCGACCGACGTCGTCCTGCTGCGCGAGGACCCGTCCGGGGAGCCGGCGTGA
- a CDS encoding YesL family protein — MSTGGPGRTGSGREELGNDRVGDGERREFGEGVLGRATALVYWHLVVELLLVVAVLPGALASLLLERTPGNAVLFALCLLPVGPAVSAGLFALRDRTRAEGLTPAASFWRGYRLNWKDALKVWVPALAAGVVVVLGLANVGAGGVPGWYAGVLVVVGAGLALWTVNALLVVSFFGFRTRDVVRLAAHYLGAKPLVTLGSLSLLVLAGGIVVLTTEAVFALVAVVWLALVLRNAGPVLADVEARFTDAA, encoded by the coding sequence GTGAGCACCGGCGGGCCGGGGCGCACCGGGTCGGGGCGCGAGGAGCTGGGCAACGACCGGGTGGGCGATGGCGAGCGGCGCGAGTTCGGGGAGGGCGTGCTCGGGCGCGCGACGGCGCTCGTGTACTGGCACCTGGTCGTCGAGCTGCTGCTCGTCGTCGCCGTCCTGCCTGGTGCGCTGGCCTCGCTCCTGCTGGAGCGGACGCCGGGCAACGCCGTGCTCTTCGCCCTGTGCCTGCTGCCCGTGGGGCCCGCGGTCTCGGCGGGGCTGTTCGCGCTCCGGGACCGTACCCGGGCCGAGGGGCTGACCCCGGCGGCGTCGTTCTGGCGCGGGTACCGCCTGAACTGGAAGGACGCCCTCAAGGTGTGGGTGCCCGCGCTCGCCGCGGGCGTCGTCGTGGTGCTGGGGCTGGCGAACGTCGGCGCGGGCGGTGTGCCCGGCTGGTACGCGGGCGTGCTCGTCGTCGTCGGCGCGGGGCTGGCCCTGTGGACGGTGAACGCGCTGCTCGTCGTGTCGTTCTTCGGGTTCCGGACCCGGGACGTGGTGCGGCTCGCGGCGCACTACCTGGGCGCGAAGCCGCTCGTGACGCTCGGCAGCCTCTCGCTGCTGGTGCTGGCGGGCGGCATCGTGGTGCTGACCACGGAGGCGGTGTTCGCCCTGGTCGCGGTGGTCTGGCTGGCCCTGGTGCTGCGCAACGCGGGGCCCGTCCTGGCCGACGTCGAGGCGCGCTTCACGGACGCGGCCTGA
- a CDS encoding serine hydrolase domain-containing protein: MGDDAARAAQALVQEAVDRFVADDPGLGVQVAVIHEGELVADVAGGPARGPRGPAVREPTAAVTPDSLLFAASAAKGVASAVAHVLVERGELAYDLRIADVWPEFAAHGKGGATLRHVLLHSVGVPAPPYTTTVGDLCDWDGMCRSLADAEPWWEPGTGFGYHAQTFGFLLGETVRRATGHTLSWWLREAVTGPLGVEDDVHFGVPAAQLDRVAPQVPAPGPPSAPETGSPADRALPPGIRPDAAFANRRDVLTSDIPSGGTMSARGAARVYAGLLGYDGAALVSPERLTELARPAYEGPDEVMGLPSVRWALGFAPSRPGPDPSRPGSAFGMFGANGSGMWADIDSRVAVAVLRNRFGPDLSTAGEIDRLVADLFPTSSRGEDSWTTQ, translated from the coding sequence ATGGGTGACGACGCCGCACGTGCCGCGCAGGCTCTTGTCCAGGAGGCCGTCGACCGGTTCGTGGCCGACGATCCGGGGCTCGGCGTGCAGGTCGCCGTCATCCATGAGGGCGAGCTCGTCGCCGACGTCGCGGGCGGCCCGGCCCGTGGCCCACGGGGCCCGGCCGTCCGTGAGCCGACGGCGGCCGTCACACCCGACTCCCTGCTGTTCGCGGCGTCAGCGGCCAAGGGCGTGGCCTCCGCCGTCGCGCACGTGCTGGTGGAGCGCGGCGAGCTGGCGTACGACCTGCGGATCGCCGACGTCTGGCCCGAGTTCGCCGCGCACGGCAAGGGCGGCGCCACCCTGCGGCACGTGCTGCTGCACTCGGTGGGCGTGCCGGCCCCGCCGTACACGACGACGGTCGGGGACCTGTGCGACTGGGACGGCATGTGCCGGTCGCTCGCCGACGCGGAGCCCTGGTGGGAGCCGGGCACCGGGTTCGGGTACCACGCCCAGACGTTTGGCTTCCTGCTCGGCGAGACGGTGCGGCGGGCAACGGGGCACACGCTGTCGTGGTGGCTCCGGGAGGCCGTGACGGGCCCGCTCGGCGTCGAGGACGATGTCCACTTCGGCGTCCCGGCGGCGCAGCTCGACCGGGTCGCGCCCCAGGTCCCGGCGCCAGGTCCGCCGTCGGCCCCCGAGACCGGCTCGCCCGCCGACCGGGCCCTGCCGCCGGGCATCCGGCCGGACGCCGCCTTCGCCAACCGGCGCGACGTGCTCACGAGCGACATCCCCTCCGGGGGCACGATGTCGGCGCGCGGCGCGGCGCGCGTGTACGCGGGCCTGCTGGGGTACGACGGCGCCGCCCTCGTGTCGCCCGAGCGCCTGACGGAGCTGGCCCGGCCCGCCTACGAGGGGCCGGACGAGGTGATGGGACTGCCGTCGGTGCGGTGGGCCCTCGGGTTCGCCCCCTCCCGACCTGGCCCGGACCCCTCCCGCCCGGGGTCGGCCTTCGGTATGTTCGGCGCGAACGGGTCCGGGATGTGGGCCGACATCGACTCCCGCGTCGCGGTGGCCGTGCTGCGGAACCGGTTCGGCCCGGACCTGAGCACCGCCGGCGAGATCGACCGGCTCGTCGCAGATCTTTTTCCGACGTCGTCCCGAGGAGAAGACTCATGGACAACCCAGTGA
- a CDS encoding pyridoxamine 5'-phosphate oxidase family protein gives MDNPVTELDARFSDPNVQPTAWEEAQGVLENAQLSWLTTVRADGRPHVTPLVAVWHEGALHFTTGPEEQKAVNLEANPNVVLTTGDSTWNKGLDVMVEGPARRVTDQRTLELLAAAWRDKWTGQWQYEVGDGAFANDIGGTALVFAVQPTKVLAFGKGTYSQTSYVPQ, from the coding sequence ATGGACAACCCAGTGACCGAGCTCGACGCACGATTCAGCGACCCCAACGTGCAGCCCACGGCGTGGGAAGAGGCGCAGGGCGTGCTCGAGAACGCCCAGCTCTCCTGGCTGACCACCGTGCGCGCCGACGGCCGCCCGCACGTCACGCCGCTGGTCGCCGTCTGGCACGAGGGGGCGCTGCACTTCACCACGGGCCCCGAGGAGCAGAAGGCGGTCAACCTGGAGGCCAACCCGAACGTCGTCCTGACCACCGGCGACAGCACCTGGAACAAGGGGCTCGACGTCATGGTCGAGGGCCCGGCCCGGCGCGTCACCGACCAGCGGACCCTGGAGCTGCTCGCCGCCGCGTGGCGCGACAAGTGGACCGGGCAGTGGCAGTACGAGGTGGGCGACGGGGCCTTCGCCAACGACATCGGCGGGACCGCGCTGGTGTTCGCGGTGCAGCCGACGAAGGTGCTGGCCTTCGGCAAGGGCACGTACAGCCAGACGTCGTACGTGCCTCAGTAG
- a CDS encoding alpha-glucuronidase, which translates to MTVDSRPLTEHTAHSAWLHDDAFAALGSRRVVVAGDGALTGTVAEEVAAATARFGGAFSRLEVGDGVSDAELVLTLSPPLVEPVETPMVSTGSTGEGTDESFRLTREAGAVVVQAASDAGLLHGLFHVVRLGEAAFDGPDADETHAPATDLRMLDHWDNVDVHPVMGQVERGYSGGSIFYDHGYVHADLSRVERYARLLAAVGINRVAINNVNVHTREARLLTEDLGDVVRVAAVFRRWGIRVHLSVSFASPITLGGLDTSDPLDQDVAHWWVRAAARVWDAIPDFGGFVVKADSEGQPGPFAYGRTHADGANMLAAAVEPYDGLIHWRAFVYDHKQDWRDRSTDRARAAYDHFHPLDGAFSDNVVLQVKYGPLDFQVREPLSPVLAAMPHTRVALELQVTQEYTGQQQHAVYLGPQWSQILRFRFWDASGGEGGSPTVADLATGRGKAVEDPGTGTWRKPAGGFAAVSNVGDDEFWTGHPFAQANLYAYGRLCWDPALDPGALLDEWAALTFPGTPSAVRDALHTVLDRSWETYEQYTSPLGVGFMVRPGHHYGPDVDGYEYTPWGTYHFADRDGIGVDRTVRTGTGYAGQYPAPWSAVYESPSTCPDELLLFFHHVPYTHVLQSGSTVVQHIYDSHFDGVARVEAMIGAWSEVSTLVDPHVSERVSERLAEQLRSATEWRDQVNTYFFRKSGIPDERGRRIY; encoded by the coding sequence GTGACCGTTGACTCCCGCCCCCTCACGGAGCACACCGCCCACTCGGCCTGGCTGCACGACGACGCGTTCGCCGCGCTCGGCAGCCGCCGGGTCGTCGTGGCCGGCGACGGCGCGCTGACCGGCACCGTCGCCGAGGAGGTCGCCGCGGCGACCGCCCGGTTCGGCGGCGCGTTCTCGCGCCTGGAGGTGGGCGACGGCGTGTCCGACGCCGAGCTGGTCCTGACCCTGTCGCCACCGCTGGTCGAGCCTGTCGAGACGCCGATGGTCTCGACAGGCTCGACCGGCGAGGGGACCGACGAGAGCTTCCGGCTCACCCGCGAGGCGGGCGCCGTCGTCGTGCAGGCGGCGTCGGACGCCGGGCTGCTGCACGGACTGTTCCACGTGGTGCGCCTGGGCGAGGCCGCGTTCGACGGGCCCGACGCCGACGAGACCCACGCGCCCGCGACCGACCTGCGCATGCTCGACCACTGGGACAACGTGGACGTGCACCCCGTGATGGGGCAGGTCGAGCGGGGCTACTCCGGCGGCTCGATCTTCTACGACCACGGCTACGTGCACGCCGACCTGTCCCGGGTCGAGCGGTACGCGCGGCTGCTGGCCGCCGTCGGGATCAACCGCGTGGCGATCAACAACGTCAACGTGCACACGCGCGAGGCGCGGCTGCTGACCGAGGACCTGGGCGACGTCGTGCGGGTCGCCGCCGTCTTCCGGCGCTGGGGCATCCGGGTGCACCTGTCCGTGTCGTTCGCCTCGCCCATCACGCTGGGCGGGCTCGACACGTCGGACCCGCTGGACCAGGACGTCGCGCACTGGTGGGTGCGCGCCGCGGCGCGCGTCTGGGACGCCATCCCGGACTTCGGCGGCTTCGTCGTCAAGGCGGACTCCGAGGGACAGCCCGGCCCGTTCGCCTACGGCCGCACCCACGCCGACGGCGCGAACATGCTGGCCGCGGCCGTCGAGCCCTACGACGGGCTGATCCACTGGCGGGCGTTCGTCTACGACCACAAGCAGGACTGGCGCGACCGGTCGACCGACCGGGCCCGCGCCGCGTACGACCACTTCCACCCGCTGGACGGGGCCTTCTCGGACAACGTGGTGCTCCAGGTCAAGTACGGCCCGCTGGACTTCCAGGTCCGCGAGCCCCTGTCCCCCGTGCTGGCCGCGATGCCGCACACCCGCGTGGCCCTGGAGCTGCAGGTCACCCAGGAGTACACCGGCCAGCAGCAGCACGCCGTGTACCTGGGGCCGCAGTGGAGCCAGATCCTCCGGTTCCGGTTCTGGGACGCGTCCGGCGGCGAGGGCGGCTCGCCCACCGTCGCCGACCTCGCGACCGGCCGGGGCAAGGCCGTCGAGGACCCCGGCACCGGCACCTGGCGCAAGCCCGCCGGCGGGTTCGCGGCCGTGTCCAACGTGGGCGACGACGAGTTCTGGACCGGGCACCCGTTCGCCCAGGCCAACCTCTACGCCTACGGGCGGCTGTGCTGGGACCCGGCGCTCGACCCGGGCGCCCTGCTCGACGAGTGGGCGGCGCTGACCTTCCCGGGCACGCCGTCCGCCGTCCGCGACGCGCTGCACACGGTGCTGGACCGGTCGTGGGAGACGTACGAGCAGTACACGTCGCCGCTCGGCGTCGGCTTCATGGTGCGCCCCGGCCACCACTACGGGCCCGACGTCGACGGCTACGAGTACACCCCGTGGGGCACCTACCACTTCGCCGACCGCGACGGCATCGGCGTGGACCGTACCGTGCGCACCGGCACCGGCTACGCGGGCCAGTACCCGGCCCCGTGGTCGGCGGTGTACGAGTCGCCGTCGACGTGCCCCGACGAGCTGCTGCTCTTCTTCCACCACGTGCCGTACACGCACGTGCTGCAGAGCGGCAGCACCGTGGTGCAGCACATTTACGACAGCCACTTCGACGGCGTGGCCCGGGTCGAGGCGATGATCGGCGCCTGGTCGGAGGTCTCGACGCTCGTGGACCCGCACGTCTCCGAGCGGGTCTCGGAGCGGCTCGCCGAGCAGCTCCGGAGCGCGACCGAGTGGCGCGACCAGGTGAACACCTACTTCTTCCGCAAGTCCGGCATCCCGGACGAGCGGGGGCGCAGGATCTACTGA
- the uxaC gene encoding glucuronate isomerase, whose product MTDTWTLHPDRALPADPVTRPIAREIYAAVQDLPIVSMHGHVDVDAFADDEPFPDPAQLLVVPDHYLTRMLVSQGANLPELGVGPAGAPGFEADPREIFRRFCAGWKHFRGTPTRYWTEHELVEIFGVTVRPSAETADQVYDQIAERLAEPDFRPRALLDRFNIEVIATTDPAWSPLDAHSRLAAELPGRVLPTFRPDPLLHPARATWRGDLERLATASGIATDTYDGYLAALRERRAAFVAAGGLATDHGHFSADTTPLPDDVARTLFEKAFAAEPDTGGAVLSAAEEAAFSAHMLFQMAAMSAEDGLVMQFHPGVLRDHDPAVAAAFGPDKGYDIPVAVDFAQGLRPVLEAFGNSQSFRMIAFTIDEDVYSRELAPLAGVYPALRLGAPWWFLDAPDAMARFREAATETAGFSNMSGFVDDTRAFCSIPARHDLARRVDAGYLARLVAEHRLDLDEAVETAADLAYHLPKQAYAAR is encoded by the coding sequence GTGACCGACACCTGGACGCTGCACCCCGACCGGGCCCTGCCCGCCGACCCCGTGACGCGGCCGATCGCCCGCGAGATCTACGCGGCGGTCCAGGACCTCCCGATCGTGTCGATGCACGGCCACGTCGACGTCGACGCCTTCGCGGACGACGAGCCGTTCCCCGACCCCGCCCAGCTCCTCGTGGTCCCCGACCACTACCTGACGCGGATGCTCGTCTCGCAGGGCGCGAACCTCCCGGAGCTGGGGGTCGGACCCGCCGGGGCGCCGGGCTTCGAGGCCGACCCGCGCGAGATCTTCCGGCGGTTCTGCGCGGGCTGGAAGCACTTCCGCGGCACGCCCACGCGGTACTGGACGGAGCACGAGCTCGTCGAGATCTTCGGCGTCACGGTGCGCCCGTCGGCCGAGACGGCCGACCAGGTCTACGACCAGATCGCGGAGCGGCTGGCCGAGCCGGACTTCCGCCCCCGCGCGCTGCTGGACCGGTTCAACATCGAGGTCATCGCCACCACCGACCCGGCCTGGAGCCCGCTCGACGCGCACTCCCGGCTGGCCGCCGAGCTGCCCGGCCGGGTGCTGCCGACCTTCCGGCCCGACCCGCTGCTGCACCCCGCCCGGGCGACCTGGCGGGGCGACCTGGAGCGGCTCGCGACGGCGTCCGGCATCGCCACCGACACCTACGACGGCTACCTGGCGGCGCTCCGCGAGCGCCGCGCCGCGTTCGTCGCGGCGGGCGGCCTGGCCACGGACCACGGCCACTTCAGCGCGGACACCACCCCGCTGCCCGACGACGTGGCCCGCACCCTGTTCGAGAAGGCGTTCGCGGCCGAGCCGGACACGGGCGGCGCGGTGCTGTCCGCCGCCGAGGAGGCGGCGTTCTCGGCGCACATGCTGTTCCAGATGGCCGCGATGTCGGCCGAGGACGGCCTGGTCATGCAGTTCCACCCCGGCGTGCTGCGCGACCACGACCCCGCCGTCGCCGCGGCGTTCGGCCCCGACAAGGGCTACGACATCCCCGTGGCCGTCGACTTCGCGCAGGGCCTGCGCCCGGTGCTGGAGGCGTTCGGCAACTCGCAGAGCTTCCGGATGATCGCGTTCACCATCGACGAGGACGTGTACTCGCGCGAGCTCGCGCCGCTGGCCGGCGTGTACCCGGCGCTGCGGCTGGGCGCGCCCTGGTGGTTCCTGGACGCGCCTGACGCGATGGCCCGGTTCCGCGAGGCCGCGACGGAGACGGCAGGGTTCTCGAACATGTCGGGCTTCGTGGACGACACCCGCGCGTTCTGCTCGATCCCCGCGCGGCACGACCTGGCCCGCCGGGTAGACGCCGGCTACCTCGCCCGGCTGGTCGCGGAGCACCGCCTCGACCTGGACGAGGCCGTGGAGACCGCCGCCGACCTGGCCTACCACCTGCCGAAGCAGGCGTACGCGGCCCGCTGA
- a CDS encoding LacI family DNA-binding transcriptional regulator yields MVTVHDVARAAGVSISTVSRALTAPERVAAATRDRVVRVAAELGYRPNPTASGLRLGRTHAVGLLVPDLENPYFASVTKSVQARARAEGYEVFVADTDEDPDVEPELIGALAARTDGLLVASPRSGEAELRAALVGVTAVLANRELSGDLPFIAVDDADGVAQILGHLHALGHRSVGVAAGPPSSWSGRRRVAGLIDAARRWDLELVQLGTFQPYFAGGTQAADHALASGVTAVVAFNDLMALGILDRLRRRGVDVPGRMSVVGFDDVQLATLFSPDLTTVHAPLARLGRRAVDLLLARLRGGTPANVQLPVELTIRGSSGPVPAGTAD; encoded by the coding sequence ATGGTCACGGTGCACGACGTCGCGCGTGCCGCCGGCGTCTCGATCTCCACCGTCTCCCGCGCCCTGACCGCTCCCGAACGGGTCGCGGCCGCGACGCGCGACCGCGTCGTCCGGGTCGCCGCCGAGCTCGGCTACCGGCCCAACCCCACCGCGAGCGGCCTGCGGCTGGGCCGCACGCACGCCGTCGGCCTGCTGGTTCCCGACCTGGAGAACCCGTACTTCGCGTCCGTGACCAAGAGCGTGCAGGCCCGGGCCCGCGCGGAGGGCTACGAGGTGTTCGTGGCCGACACGGACGAGGACCCCGACGTCGAGCCCGAGCTGATCGGCGCGCTCGCCGCCCGCACGGACGGCCTGCTCGTCGCCTCGCCGCGCTCGGGCGAGGCCGAGCTGCGCGCCGCGCTGGTGGGCGTCACCGCGGTCCTGGCCAACCGGGAGCTGTCCGGGGACCTCCCGTTCATCGCCGTCGACGACGCCGACGGCGTGGCCCAGATCCTCGGGCACCTGCACGCGCTCGGGCACCGGTCGGTGGGCGTCGCAGCGGGCCCGCCGTCGTCGTGGTCCGGCCGACGGCGCGTCGCCGGGCTGATCGACGCCGCCCGCCGCTGGGACCTGGAGCTGGTGCAGCTCGGCACCTTCCAGCCGTACTTCGCGGGCGGCACCCAGGCGGCCGACCACGCGCTCGCGAGCGGCGTCACCGCCGTCGTCGCGTTCAACGACCTGATGGCGCTCGGCATCCTGGACCGGCTGCGCCGCCGCGGCGTCGACGTGCCCGGCCGGATGTCCGTCGTCGGGTTCGACGACGTCCAGCTCGCCACCCTGTTCTCGCCCGACCTGACCACCGTGCACGCGCCGCTGGCCCGCCTGGGCCGGCGCGCCGTCGACCTGCTGCTCGCGCGCCTGCGCGGCGGCACGCCGGCGAACGTCCAGCTCCCCGTGGAGCTCACGATCCGCGGGTCCTCAGGACCCGTACCGGCCGGGACGGCCGACTGA